The following coding sequences lie in one Epinephelus lanceolatus isolate andai-2023 chromosome 24, ASM4190304v1, whole genome shotgun sequence genomic window:
- the LOC117249839 gene encoding THAP domain-containing protein 2-like produces the protein MPQACAAFGCSNRRTVENRGRGITFHKFPKEPGARRTWAKALRRREFTPSDTTVVCSSHFLPEDFDRTGQTVRLKEGVVPSVFAFPNQLNRVPNKATSTRTSLQACEPSYDPVPVSDVPEPPIPANLDHPYAVDPDHVKDKLTEAQRRAYELQRQLRNAKDHERRTKRIAASLVDELREKNQRSTTQRVASCWTRAGQPPSRDLSPSSKTAARTTCAPPTWFCRFTWTSLARDNSPT, from the exons ATGCCACAAGCTTGTGCAGCATTTGGCTGCAGCAATCGACGAACGGTCGAAAATAGAGGCCGTGGAATAACTTTTCACAA gTTCCCAAAGGAACCGGGAGCAAGAAGAACGTGGGCCAAAGCTCTCCGAAGGCGTGAGTTCACGCCCAGTGACACAACAGTTGTGTGTAGTTCTCATTTCCTTCCAGAAGATTTTGACAGAACTGGACAAACTGTCCGTTTGAAGGAAGGTGTGGTCCCTTCAGTGTTTGCTTTTCCAAATCAGCTGAATAGA GTGCCCAATAAAGCTACGTCAACCAGGACATCACTACAGGCCTGTGAACCAAGTTATGATCCTGTACCTGTGTCTGATGTTCCAGAACCGCCAATTCCAGCAAACTTG GATCATCCTTATGCTGTTGACCCTGACCACGTTAAAGATAAATTAACTGAGGCCCAAAGAAGAGCTTATGAGCTGCAGAGGCAGCTGAGAAATGCCAAGGATCATGAGAGAAGAACTAAAAGAATTGCGGCGTCCCTGGTAGATGAGTTAAGAGAGAAAAATCAACGATCAACGACACAGAGAGTGGCCTCGTGCTGGACGAGGGCTGGCCAACCACCGTCAAGAGATCT ATCCCCTTCTTCAAAGACTGCGGCGAGGACGACGTGTGCACCACCGACCTGGTTCTGCAGGTTCACATGGACATCTCTGGCACGGG ACAACAGCCCTACGTGA